A part of Desulfurobacteriaceae bacterium genomic DNA contains:
- the rpsP gene encoding 30S ribosomal protein S16, with protein sequence MVKIRLKRMGRKKLPIYQIVVADSRARRDGRTIDILGTYNPKSKELQLDVEKVKEWLAKGAQPTDRAASLIKRAIQ encoded by the coding sequence TTGGTTAAGATTAGACTAAAGAGAATGGGAAGAAAGAAGCTTCCTATCTACCAAATAGTAGTGGCTGATAGCCGTGCTAGAAGAGACGGAAGAACAATAGATATCTTGGGAACTTACAATCCTAAGTCCAAGGAACTTCAGCTTGATGTTGAGAAAGTAAAGGAATGGCTCGCTAAAGGAGCTCAACCAACCGATAGAGCTGCTTCTCTTATTAAGAGAGCTATACAGTAA
- a CDS encoding KH domain-containing protein — protein sequence MSVLKELVECVAKKLVDNPEAVKVNVAEGERTVVIELSVDPKDLGKVIGREGKTAKALRTLLSAAANRLNKKAILEIIEK from the coding sequence ATGTCCGTTTTAAAGGAACTTGTTGAATGTGTAGCTAAAAAGCTTGTAGATAACCCAGAAGCCGTAAAGGTAAATGTTGCAGAAGGAGAAAGAACAGTTGTAATTGAGCTTTCTGTTGACCCTAAAGATCTTGGGAAAGTGATTGGTAGAGAAGGAAAAACTGCGAAAGCTCTAAGAACTCTCCTTTCTGCAGCTGCTAATAGATTAAACAAGAAGGCTATCCTTGAAATAATAGAAAAGTAA